Proteins encoded by one window of Porphyrobacter sp. YT40:
- a CDS encoding DUF1800 domain-containing protein, with product MTPASIAINRFGYGRAASVPVPNDPKRWLLRQRDAFDPAPPVIAGRMDTRAKTGEMIELVRNLRQDARAIAAMEGAEAPAMAGPMGDAMTADNPRAAALAGLPPEYRDKLMEARRVLADDIAARVNLAVTSQTPLAERLVHFWANHFSVSVGKLGTQFEVGPHEFTAIRPHVFGRFADMLKAAVLHPAMLIYLDQFQSIGPNAPFSQRRARRGGDSPQRPRGLNENLAREVLELHTLGVGGGYSQADVTELARALTGWTVPGLGRAGRFAETQDSGAAFVALVHEPGARQVLGRNYPAAEARQALAILDDLAAHPATARHIATKFARHFAGDTPPLALVARLEADFLETGGDLASLTATLIDAPEAWTAQPVKFRTPFEWLVATLRLTGVRELPTQRIVGALTQLGQAPWRAPSPAGYDDRAASWAGPDALIRRVEFAERISRAVPADNVVALAETAFPGALTEPTLTQLKRAESGQQALALLLVSPEMMRR from the coding sequence ATGACGCCGGCCAGCATCGCGATCAACCGCTTCGGCTATGGCCGTGCCGCGTCCGTCCCGGTGCCGAACGATCCGAAGCGCTGGCTGCTGCGCCAGCGCGATGCTTTCGACCCCGCGCCGCCTGTCATCGCCGGGCGGATGGACACCCGCGCCAAGACGGGCGAAATGATCGAACTGGTGCGTAATCTGCGGCAGGATGCGCGCGCGATTGCAGCGATGGAGGGTGCCGAGGCTCCCGCCATGGCCGGGCCGATGGGCGATGCCATGACCGCCGACAATCCCCGCGCCGCTGCGCTCGCCGGATTGCCGCCCGAATATCGCGACAAGCTGATGGAGGCGCGCCGGGTGCTGGCCGACGACATCGCCGCGCGGGTCAATCTTGCGGTGACGAGCCAGACTCCGCTGGCCGAGCGGCTGGTGCATTTCTGGGCCAATCACTTCAGCGTCTCGGTTGGCAAGCTCGGCACCCAGTTCGAAGTCGGCCCGCACGAATTCACCGCGATCCGTCCGCATGTGTTCGGGCGCTTCGCCGACATGCTCAAGGCCGCGGTGCTGCATCCGGCGATGCTGATCTATCTCGACCAGTTCCAGTCGATCGGCCCCAATGCGCCATTCAGCCAAAGACGCGCGCGGCGCGGCGGCGACAGCCCGCAGCGTCCGCGCGGCCTCAACGAGAACTTGGCGCGCGAGGTGCTGGAGTTGCACACGCTGGGTGTGGGTGGCGGCTACAGTCAGGCCGATGTGACGGAGCTCGCCCGCGCGCTCACCGGCTGGACGGTGCCGGGCCTCGGCCGCGCGGGGCGCTTTGCCGAAACGCAGGACAGCGGCGCGGCCTTCGTCGCGCTGGTGCACGAGCCCGGCGCGCGGCAAGTGCTGGGGCGCAACTATCCCGCCGCCGAAGCGCGGCAGGCGCTCGCGATCCTCGACGACCTTGCCGCCCATCCCGCCACCGCGCGCCATATCGCCACCAAATTCGCGCGCCACTTCGCAGGCGACACCCCGCCCCTGGCACTGGTCGCGCGGCTGGAGGCCGATTTCCTCGAGACCGGCGGCGATCTGGCGAGCCTCACTGCGACGCTGATCGACGCGCCCGAGGCGTGGACCGCACAGCCGGTCAAGTTCCGCACGCCGTTCGAATGGCTGGTGGCGACCTTGCGCCTCACTGGCGTGAGGGAGCTGCCGACCCAGCGCATCGTCGGCGCGCTGACACAGCTGGGGCAGGCCCCGTGGCGCGCGCCCTCGCCTGCCGGGTATGACGATCGGGCCGCCAGCTGGGCCGGGCCCGACGCGCTGATCCGCCGCGTCGAATTTGCCGAGCGGATATCCCGCGCGGTTCCGGCGGACAATGTCGTCGCGCTCGCCGAGACCGCCTTCCCCGGCGCGCTGACCGAGCCGACCCTGACCCAGCTGAAGCGCGCCGAAAGCGGCCAACAGGCGCTCGCGCTGCTGCTGGTCTCGCCCGAAATGATGCGGAGATAG
- a CDS encoding alkyl sulfatase dimerization domain-containing protein — protein sequence MTIAQWRARAALVLIAGIAGSAAAQDSPAPASPTTRAAQAEAATRLPPEGTRDAEAARRGFLATRADPVILSAEGKPVWNLDTYAFVAGPAPDTVNPSLWRHMTHLKNHGLFAVTEGVWQVRGFDLSNMTIIRGATGWIVIDPLTSVEAARAALELVNQTLGERPVSALIYSHSHGDHFGGARGVIDPADAGRVPVIAPEGFMEEATSENVIAGGAMTRRAAYQFGTGLAPGATGQMGSGIGMGLSAGTLSLIAPTDTVAATGETRVVDGVPLEFQIVSGSEAPAEFNIFIAPAKAFLAAEIATCTLHNILTPRGAKVRDARAWAHYLDEAATRYGPQSDVVISSHCWPVFGRTAGTAWLTAQRDNYRWLHDQTLRRMNRGETMDEIAEALEQSPPPGQSAEWSTRGYYGTVSHNAKAIYQFYLGWYDAVPANLHPHPPVERATRLIEALGGAERTLALAENAMAAGDYRWASDLLQSLVFAAPDNAAAKAMLAASYEQQGYRAESAIWRNQFLAAANELRNGRSDRSAVQSNDLIAAISTQELLDSAATRFAPEGRTPVGLTIAIDIPDRGEKAVLEVGQQALIGRVGALPEKADVTIRGPRRALLALLFVKLPVSTVAAMEGVTIEGDRARLQQLVDALDPLPHGFDIVLP from the coding sequence ATGACAATTGCCCAATGGCGCGCGCGCGCTGCGCTGGTCCTTATCGCTGGTATCGCCGGGAGCGCTGCGGCGCAGGACAGCCCAGCCCCCGCCAGCCCCACCACCCGCGCCGCGCAGGCCGAGGCCGCGACCCGGCTCCCGCCCGAAGGCACCCGCGATGCCGAAGCAGCCCGCCGCGGCTTTCTCGCCACTCGCGCCGATCCGGTGATCCTGAGCGCGGAGGGCAAGCCGGTCTGGAACCTCGACACCTATGCCTTTGTCGCAGGACCCGCGCCCGACACGGTCAATCCCAGTCTGTGGCGCCACATGACGCATCTGAAGAATCACGGCCTGTTCGCGGTGACCGAGGGCGTCTGGCAGGTGCGCGGATTCGACCTGTCGAACATGACGATCATTCGCGGGGCAACTGGCTGGATCGTCATCGACCCGCTCACCAGCGTCGAGGCGGCGCGGGCAGCGCTCGAACTGGTGAACCAGACGCTGGGTGAGCGCCCCGTCAGCGCGCTGATCTATTCACACAGTCACGGCGACCACTTCGGCGGGGCGCGCGGGGTGATCGACCCGGCCGACGCCGGACGCGTGCCGGTGATCGCGCCCGAGGGATTCATGGAGGAGGCGACCTCGGAGAACGTCATCGCCGGGGGCGCGATGACCCGGCGCGCCGCCTATCAGTTCGGCACGGGTCTGGCACCCGGCGCGACCGGGCAGATGGGCAGCGGGATCGGCATGGGCCTGTCGGCGGGCACGCTCTCGCTAATTGCCCCCACCGACACCGTCGCCGCCACCGGCGAGACGCGGGTGGTGGACGGCGTGCCGCTGGAATTCCAGATCGTCTCGGGTAGCGAGGCTCCGGCGGAGTTCAACATCTTCATCGCTCCGGCCAAGGCCTTCCTTGCTGCCGAGATCGCCACCTGCACGCTGCACAACATCCTCACCCCGCGCGGCGCGAAGGTCCGCGATGCGCGGGCCTGGGCCCACTATCTCGACGAGGCTGCGACCCGCTACGGCCCGCAGTCGGATGTGGTGATTTCAAGCCACTGCTGGCCGGTCTTCGGGCGCACCGCGGGCACCGCCTGGCTGACAGCCCAGCGCGACAATTACCGCTGGCTTCACGACCAGACCCTGCGCCGCATGAACCGCGGCGAGACGATGGACGAAATCGCCGAAGCGCTCGAACAATCGCCCCCGCCCGGCCAGTCCGCGGAGTGGTCGACGCGCGGCTATTACGGCACGGTCAGCCACAATGCCAAGGCGATCTACCAGTTCTATCTCGGCTGGTACGATGCCGTCCCCGCCAATCTCCATCCCCACCCGCCGGTCGAGCGCGCGACCCGCCTGATCGAGGCGCTGGGCGGGGCCGAGCGCACGCTGGCGCTGGCGGAGAATGCGATGGCAGCGGGCGATTATCGCTGGGCCTCCGACCTGCTCCAAAGCCTCGTCTTCGCCGCGCCCGACAATGCTGCGGCCAAGGCGATGCTCGCGGCGAGCTACGAACAGCAGGGCTACCGCGCCGAAAGCGCGATCTGGCGCAACCAGTTCCTCGCCGCCGCCAACGAATTGCGGAACGGGCGGAGCGATCGCAGCGCGGTGCAGAGCAATGATCTGATCGCCGCGATCTCGACGCAGGAACTGCTCGATTCCGCGGCGACCCGCTTTGCACCCGAAGGCCGCACGCCGGTGGGCCTGACCATTGCGATCGACATTCCCGATCGCGGGGAGAAGGCGGTGCTGGAGGTCGGGCAACAGGCATTGATCGGGCGCGTCGGAGCGCTGCCCGAGAAGGCCGATGTCACCATCCGCGGCCCGCGCCGGGCGCTGCTGGCGCTGCTGTTCGTGAAGCTGCCGGTCAGCACCGTGGCCGCGATGGAAGGGGTGACGATCGAGGGCGACCGTGCGCGCTTGCAGCAGCTGGTCGATGCGCTCGATCCGCTGCCGCACGGGTTCGACATCGTCCTGCCCTAA
- a CDS encoding metalloregulator ArsR/SmtB family transcription factor, producing MPSRKIVANELAHVLRQISHPDRIRLLLKLQSGDQTVNELGDLLEISPTRVSQHLGVLRAIALVETETRGQQRVYRLAQPELALWLIEGIDFVAHRFSRASSSDIEQAKRLWHAEAAETVM from the coding sequence ATGCCGAGCCGTAAGATTGTCGCGAACGAATTGGCGCATGTGCTCCGGCAGATTTCGCATCCCGACCGCATCCGGCTGTTGCTGAAGCTGCAATCGGGCGACCAGACCGTCAACGAGCTGGGCGACCTGCTCGAAATCTCGCCCACCCGCGTCTCGCAGCACCTCGGCGTGCTGCGCGCGATTGCGCTGGTGGAGACCGAGACACGGGGCCAGCAGCGGGTCTATCGCCTCGCGCAGCCCGAGCTGGCGTTGTGGCTGATCGAGGGGATCGACTTCGTCGCGCACCGCTTCAGCCGCGCCAGCAGCAGCGATATCGAGCAGGCCAAGCGGTTGTGGCACGCCGAGGCGGCCGAGACCGTGATGTAA
- a CDS encoding SulP family inorganic anion transporter: MNSATANRVTSAVLGRDFLASIVVFLVALPLCMGIAIASGAPPALGLITGIVGGLIVGTLAGSPLQVSGPAAGMAVLVYQLVQEHGLIMLGVVGLIAGALQLLAGVFKLGQWFRAISPSVIHGMLAGIGVLIFASQLHVMLDDAPRANGLLNIAAIPEAIVKVFPVDGSVHHLAAMAGIVTIATIVLWNQFKPKSLALIPGPLLGVIVGTAFAMAFLLPITLVNLPETLVSGLNIPTREALGGFVDPDILTLGLVFAFVASAETLLCATAVDKMHTGARTDYDKELRAQGIGNMICGGLGALPMTGVIVRSAANVEAGATTRFSAIMHGAWLLLAVAAFPFILNAIPTSVLAAILVYTGYKLVNVAQIRKIAEFGKQELVIYFATLIGVVAIDLLTGVILGFVLATLKLVYTFSHLDIRREHDTETNRVDLWMTGSATFFSIPQLSQALESSPFGSEVHIHVEKLDYIDHACLEMLSSWEKLHQSTGGTLIVEWSELVERYGRRSEDPSKTAIPALTTRSAA, translated from the coding sequence ATGAACTCTGCCACCGCCAACCGCGTGACATCCGCCGTGCTCGGGCGCGATTTTCTCGCCTCGATCGTGGTCTTCCTCGTCGCCCTGCCGTTGTGCATGGGGATCGCCATCGCCTCGGGCGCGCCGCCCGCGCTGGGCCTGATCACAGGGATTGTCGGCGGCCTGATCGTAGGCACGCTGGCCGGATCGCCCCTGCAGGTGAGCGGCCCGGCGGCGGGGATGGCGGTGCTGGTCTATCAGCTGGTGCAGGAACATGGCCTGATCATGCTCGGCGTGGTCGGGCTGATTGCGGGCGCGTTGCAACTGCTGGCGGGCGTTTTCAAGCTCGGCCAGTGGTTCCGGGCGATCTCGCCTTCGGTGATCCACGGGATGCTGGCGGGGATCGGCGTGCTGATCTTCGCCTCGCAGCTCCACGTCATGCTCGACGATGCGCCGCGCGCCAATGGCCTGCTCAACATCGCCGCGATCCCCGAGGCGATCGTCAAGGTCTTCCCCGTCGACGGTTCGGTTCACCACCTCGCCGCGATGGCGGGGATCGTGACCATCGCCACCATCGTTTTGTGGAACCAGTTCAAGCCGAAGAGCCTTGCGCTGATCCCCGGCCCGCTGCTCGGCGTGATCGTCGGCACGGCCTTCGCCATGGCCTTTTTGCTGCCGATTACGCTGGTCAATCTGCCCGAAACGCTGGTGAGCGGCCTCAACATCCCCACGCGCGAAGCGCTGGGCGGCTTTGTCGATCCCGACATCCTGACGCTGGGCCTCGTCTTCGCCTTCGTCGCCAGTGCCGAGACGCTGCTGTGCGCGACCGCGGTCGACAAGATGCACACCGGCGCGCGCACCGATTACGACAAGGAACTGCGCGCGCAAGGTATCGGCAACATGATCTGCGGCGGACTCGGCGCGCTGCCGATGACCGGGGTGATCGTGCGCTCTGCCGCCAATGTTGAGGCCGGGGCGACCACCCGTTTTTCGGCGATCATGCACGGGGCCTGGCTGCTGCTGGCGGTGGCGGCCTTCCCCTTCATCCTCAACGCCATCCCGACTTCGGTGCTGGCCGCGATCCTCGTCTACACCGGCTACAAGCTGGTCAACGTCGCGCAGATCCGGAAGATCGCCGAATTCGGCAAGCAGGAGCTGGTGATCTACTTCGCGACGCTGATCGGGGTGGTGGCAATCGACCTGCTGACCGGCGTGATCCTCGGCTTCGTGCTGGCGACGCTGAAGCTGGTCTACACCTTCTCGCACCTCGACATCCGGCGCGAGCATGACACCGAAACCAACCGCGTCGATCTGTGGATGACGGGATCGGCCACCTTCTTCTCGATCCCGCAGCTGAGCCAGGCGCTGGAATCCTCGCCCTTCGGGTCGGAGGTTCACATCCACGTCGAGAAGCTCGACTACATCGACCACGCCTGCCTTGAAATGCTGTCTTCGTGGGAGAAGCTGCACCAGTCGACCGGCGGGACGCTGATCGTGGAATGGAGCGAGCTGGTCGAACGCTATGGCCGCCGCTCGGAGGATCCGAGCAAGACCGCCATCCCGGCCCTGACGACCCGCTCCGCCGCCTGA
- a CDS encoding carbonic anhydrase — protein MPHFAQGVVKFQRDVFPEKAELFEKLATGQSPEALFITCSDSRIETAMLTQTDPGELFICRNAGNIVPPHTNQTGGMTASIEFAIGALKIPHIVICGHTECGAMKGAMNRAGLDSLPHVREWLGYSQGAVDITEAMGAGLDPEAKMRMLLEQNVILQLQHLKTLPTVAVALAQKTVQLHGWVYDIKTGEVSAFDEATGSWISVEERYAGDLAAQMVHSHAC, from the coding sequence ATGCCCCATTTCGCCCAAGGTGTGGTCAAGTTCCAGCGCGACGTCTTCCCCGAGAAGGCCGAGCTGTTCGAAAAGCTGGCCACCGGCCAGAGCCCCGAGGCGCTGTTCATCACCTGCTCCGACAGCCGGATCGAGACCGCGATGCTCACCCAGACCGATCCGGGCGAACTGTTCATCTGCCGCAACGCGGGCAACATCGTGCCGCCGCATACCAACCAGACCGGCGGCATGACCGCCTCGATCGAATTCGCCATCGGCGCGCTCAAGATCCCGCATATCGTGATTTGCGGGCACACCGAATGCGGGGCGATGAAGGGTGCGATGAACCGCGCCGGCCTCGACAGCCTGCCGCACGTGCGCGAATGGCTGGGCTATTCGCAGGGCGCGGTGGACATCACCGAAGCGATGGGCGCCGGGCTCGATCCCGAGGCCAAGATGCGGATGCTGCTCGAACAGAACGTCATCCTGCAATTGCAACACCTGAAGACCCTCCCCACGGTCGCGGTCGCGCTGGCGCAGAAGACGGTGCAGCTGCACGGCTGGGTCTATGACATCAAGACCGGCGAGGTCTCGGCCTTCGACGAGGCGACCGGCAGCTGGATCTCGGTCGAGGAGCGCTACGCCGGCGATCTCGCCGCGCAGATGGTGCACAGCCACGCCTGCTGA
- a CDS encoding metalloregulator ArsR/SmtB family transcription factor has translation MPSRLIVSRELADLFKLLAHPDRLRLVEELGAGEMDVTGLADALDLPATRISQHLALLRAQRLVEERRDGRNHFYRLANPHLAAWVLDALPFIDIRQRLEDAEHFDSARALWSAREPQSSSSK, from the coding sequence ATGCCGAGTCGGCTCATCGTTTCGCGCGAGCTTGCGGATTTGTTCAAGCTGCTCGCCCATCCCGACCGGCTACGGCTGGTCGAGGAGCTGGGCGCGGGCGAGATGGACGTGACCGGCCTTGCCGATGCGCTCGATCTGCCCGCCACCCGTATCTCCCAGCACCTCGCCTTGCTGCGCGCCCAGCGGCTGGTCGAGGAACGGCGCGACGGGCGCAATCACTTCTACCGTCTCGCCAATCCGCATCTCGCCGCCTGGGTGCTGGACGCCCTGCCCTTCATCGACATCCGCCAGCGGCTGGAGGATGCCGAACATTTCGACAGCGCGCGCGCCCTCTGGTCGGCCCGCGAACCCCAGTCATCGTCTTCAAAGTAA
- a CDS encoding acyl-CoA dehydrogenase family protein — translation MNFELPHEHAMLKDLVGKFVRDQLMPYEATVIARENVGQGTYLTPEETAKVDAVSRELGLWGLDAPEEVGGMNLPMVAMVGVSEELGKTVVPYYLPPDSPNLRMLMVAADERQREAYLEPYVRGETISAIGISEPGAGADPAGMKTTAVQDGDDWIINGRKIWITKGAEADFTILMAVTDKNPDGRNGMSAFLVDRDTPGFNVTRKIPMIDGTATYEIALEDCRVPGWKLLGKRGQGFAPMQVRLGTRRIEMASWSIGMAQRAMEMMIDYAPQRVTFGKPLSARQTVQNWIADAATKIHAMRLMTYDCAWKIDEGRDVRSEISMIKSFCTESAYEIVDHAMQLFGGMGMTRELPLYLMSNKLRTMRIYDGPSEIHNWVVARGLLGTRE, via the coding sequence ATGAATTTCGAACTCCCCCACGAACACGCCATGCTCAAGGATCTGGTCGGCAAGTTCGTCCGCGACCAGCTGATGCCTTACGAGGCGACGGTGATCGCGCGCGAGAATGTCGGGCAGGGCACCTATCTCACGCCCGAGGAAACCGCGAAGGTCGATGCGGTCAGCCGCGAACTGGGCCTGTGGGGCCTCGATGCGCCCGAGGAAGTGGGGGGCATGAACCTGCCGATGGTGGCGATGGTCGGCGTCTCCGAGGAGCTGGGCAAGACGGTGGTGCCCTATTACCTCCCGCCCGATTCGCCGAACCTGCGGATGCTGATGGTCGCCGCCGACGAACGCCAGCGCGAGGCCTATCTGGAGCCCTACGTGCGCGGCGAGACGATCAGCGCGATCGGCATTTCCGAGCCCGGCGCTGGCGCGGACCCGGCGGGAATGAAGACCACTGCCGTTCAGGACGGTGACGACTGGATCATCAACGGCCGCAAGATCTGGATCACCAAGGGGGCCGAGGCCGACTTCACGATCCTGATGGCCGTCACCGACAAGAACCCCGACGGGCGCAACGGCATGTCGGCCTTCCTTGTCGACCGCGACACCCCCGGCTTCAACGTCACCCGCAAGATCCCGATGATTGATGGCACCGCGACCTACGAGATCGCGCTCGAGGATTGCCGGGTGCCGGGCTGGAAGCTGCTCGGCAAGCGCGGGCAGGGCTTTGCGCCGATGCAGGTGCGCCTGGGCACCCGGCGGATCGAGATGGCTTCGTGGTCGATCGGCATGGCGCAGCGCGCGATGGAGATGATGATCGATTACGCTCCCCAGCGCGTCACCTTCGGCAAGCCGCTTTCGGCGCGCCAGACGGTGCAGAACTGGATCGCCGATGCCGCGACCAAAATCCACGCGATGCGGCTGATGACCTATGATTGCGCCTGGAAGATCGACGAGGGCCGCGATGTCCGCAGCGAAATCTCGATGATCAAGAGCTTCTGCACCGAAAGTGCCTACGAGATCGTCGATCACGCGATGCAGCTGTTCGGCGGCATGGGCATGACCCGCGAGCTGCCGCTCTACCTGATGAGCAACAAGCTGCGCACCATGCGCATCTACGACGGGCCGAGCGAGATCCACAATTGGGTGGTCGCGCGCGGGTTGCTTGGCACGCGGGAGTAG